One window of the Nitratidesulfovibrio sp. genome contains the following:
- a CDS encoding ABC transporter permease, translating to MLRRMGRKLAWMLFVFWGITVISFWVIHLAPGSPTDMQTTMNPLAGAETRKRLEALYGLDKPLHVQYVQWLGRLARLDFGNSMSSDPRPVWDKIKERLPLTVGMNVASLLLTLLCAIPIGVASAQWQGRLFDRAMTVLVFVGFAMPGFWLALLMMLLFGIHLQWLPISGLTSLDHAAMSPLGKAWDILAHLAMPIFIYTFGSLAGLSRFMRASMLEVLRQDYILTARAKGLPVRTVIFRHALRNALLPVITILGLSLPGLIGGSVIIESIFALPGLGQLFYQAVMARDYPLIMGNLVLGAVLTLIGNLLADLCYGLADPRIRLTGGTGGDDSGDGGGNP from the coding sequence ATGCTGCGCCGCATGGGGCGCAAGCTGGCGTGGATGCTCTTCGTGTTCTGGGGCATCACGGTGATCAGTTTCTGGGTCATCCATCTGGCACCCGGTTCGCCCACGGACATGCAGACCACCATGAACCCTCTGGCCGGGGCAGAAACGCGCAAGCGGCTGGAAGCCCTGTACGGCCTGGATAAGCCGCTGCACGTGCAGTACGTGCAGTGGCTGGGCCGCCTGGCCCGGCTGGACTTCGGCAATTCCATGTCCAGCGACCCGCGCCCGGTGTGGGACAAGATCAAGGAACGACTGCCGCTTACCGTGGGCATGAACGTGGCCTCGCTGCTGCTCACCCTGTTGTGCGCCATTCCCATCGGGGTTGCGTCGGCCCAATGGCAGGGCAGGCTGTTCGACCGGGCCATGACGGTGCTGGTGTTCGTGGGGTTCGCCATGCCGGGGTTCTGGCTGGCCCTGCTGATGATGCTGCTGTTCGGCATCCACCTGCAATGGCTGCCCATTTCCGGCCTGACATCGCTAGATCACGCCGCCATGTCGCCGCTGGGCAAGGCGTGGGACATCCTAGCCCATCTGGCCATGCCCATCTTCATCTACACCTTCGGCAGCCTGGCCGGACTTTCGCGGTTCATGCGCGCCTCCATGCTGGAAGTGCTGCGGCAGGACTACATCCTTACCGCACGGGCCAAGGGGCTGCCGGTGCGCACCGTCATCTTCCGCCACGCGCTGCGCAACGCGCTGCTGCCGGTCATCACCATCCTGGGGCTTTCGCTGCCGGGGCTCATCGGCGGCAGCGTGATCATCGAATCCATCTTCGCCCTGCCCGGCCTGGGGCAACTCTTCTACCAGGCTGTCATGGCCCGCGACTACCCGCTGATCATGGGCAACCTGGTGCTGGGCGCGGTACTGACGCTGATCGGCAACCTGCTGGCCGACCTGTGCTACGGACTGGCCGATCCGCGCATCCGGCTCACCGGGGGCACGGGCGGCGACGACAGCGGTGACGGGGGGGGCAACCCATGA
- a CDS encoding glycosyltransferase produces MRIACIGTHLTAEFRRMGHEVLDLHPPGGIVDITALLDARGFAPDLLVQQETLGARVILAGLETLRCRKAYWAIDSHLNMHWHRHYARLFDVLFTPHLSLFRALPPQWRHPHAVHLAMYGHARPWQPHAGRGHDISLVGVLDKYRPLRGWLAELLRDRFGVQARQGVPFAEMLHLYGDTRIIPNESIGFEVNFRLTEGASCGACVLTPDVGPDQDALFEDGHEMVVYTDGLDLLEKLRFLLRKPDVAERIGRAAWERVQAHHLPGHRAATVLDAVDRAPGNAATGAAGAEALWLTLFHRMRGGALDLPPDAVSTALDTLPETPANMAARLRAAAEPPKGQPPLPVRETPALAELFDRLLATGAHADDVDVNVAAAGAALLRGDLKAAKPFWYRLHQARQPRAPEKPQSVYHACLLWAELLRREDRDAQPGFTYDPERHCPEAAFEMLVLAQRHNGGDLEWMRGVERLTSRRKALTFYRLGILARLALEPGAPWRTQAEYGLASLRAYRVEQGLHELAEAGRRATTEGQERAFLRLLDGHGPGGHLRRGLDMAPATPSAAAPAPSSAAPPGTPQTANPNAEIDLSPNAITAPPADDGHRT; encoded by the coding sequence ATGCGCATCGCCTGCATCGGCACGCACCTGACCGCCGAGTTCCGGCGCATGGGGCACGAGGTGCTGGACCTGCACCCGCCCGGCGGCATCGTGGACATCACCGCCCTGCTGGATGCGCGCGGCTTTGCCCCCGACCTGCTGGTGCAGCAGGAAACGCTGGGCGCGCGGGTGATCCTGGCCGGACTGGAAACCCTGCGTTGCCGCAAGGCTTACTGGGCCATCGACAGCCACCTGAACATGCACTGGCACCGCCACTACGCGCGGCTGTTCGACGTGCTGTTCACTCCCCACCTTTCGCTGTTCCGGGCGCTGCCGCCGCAATGGCGCCACCCGCATGCCGTGCACCTGGCCATGTACGGGCACGCCCGCCCGTGGCAGCCGCATGCCGGGCGCGGGCACGACATTTCCCTGGTGGGCGTGCTGGACAAGTACCGCCCCCTGCGCGGCTGGCTGGCCGAACTTCTGCGGGACCGGTTCGGCGTGCAGGCCCGGCAGGGCGTGCCCTTTGCCGAAATGCTGCACCTGTACGGCGACACGCGCATCATTCCCAACGAATCCATCGGGTTCGAGGTCAATTTCCGGCTCACGGAGGGTGCTTCGTGCGGGGCCTGCGTGCTCACGCCCGACGTGGGGCCGGATCAGGACGCGCTGTTCGAGGACGGCCACGAAATGGTGGTCTACACCGACGGGCTGGACCTGCTGGAAAAACTGCGTTTCCTGCTGCGCAAGCCGGATGTGGCCGAACGCATCGGTCGGGCCGCATGGGAGCGGGTGCAAGCGCACCACCTGCCGGGCCACCGGGCGGCCACGGTGCTGGATGCCGTGGACAGGGCGCCGGGCAACGCCGCCACCGGTGCGGCAGGCGCGGAGGCCCTGTGGCTGACGCTGTTCCACCGCATGCGCGGCGGTGCCCTGGACCTGCCGCCGGACGCGGTGTCCACCGCCCTGGACACCCTGCCCGAAACCCCGGCGAACATGGCCGCGCGGCTGCGCGCGGCTGCGGAACCGCCCAAGGGGCAGCCTCCCCTGCCGGTACGCGAAACGCCTGCCCTGGCGGAACTGTTCGACCGGCTGCTGGCCACCGGAGCCCACGCGGACGACGTGGACGTCAACGTGGCCGCCGCCGGGGCGGCGCTGCTGCGCGGCGACCTGAAGGCCGCCAAACCCTTCTGGTACCGCCTGCACCAGGCCCGGCAACCGCGCGCCCCGGAAAAGCCGCAATCAGTATACCACGCCTGCCTGCTGTGGGCGGAACTGCTGCGCCGCGAAGACCGCGATGCCCAGCCGGGGTTCACCTATGATCCGGAGCGCCACTGCCCGGAAGCTGCCTTCGAGATGCTGGTGCTGGCGCAACGCCACAACGGCGGCGACCTTGAATGGATGCGGGGGGTTGAGCGCTTGACTTCACGCCGCAAGGCGCTCACTTTCTACAGGCTCGGCATTCTGGCACGTCTGGCGCTGGAGCCCGGCGCGCCGTGGCGCACCCAGGCGGAGTACGGCCTGGCCAGCCTGCGCGCCTACCGCGTGGAACAAGGGCTGCACGAACTTGCCGAGGCCGGACGACGCGCCACCACGGAGGGCCAGGAACGGGCCTTCCTGCGGCTGCTGGACGGGCACGGCCCGGGCGGGCACCTGCGCCGGGGACTGGATATGGCGCCCGCCACGCCATCCGCAGCAGCGCCCGCGCCATCATCCGCCGCACCACCAGGCACCCCGCAGACCGCGAATCCGAACGCCGAAATCGACCTTTCACCGAACGCCATCACCGCCCCCCCGGCGGACGACGGCCACCGGACCTGA
- a CDS encoding AAA family ATPase — translation MLEYLRIRDLALIEDMELDFAPGLNALTGETGAGKSFILKALNFLIGDRLTADMVRPGKEKAHVEALFALADGDMVLRRELTADTGRSRLFINDRLSSQDAVRDMRASLVVHTSQHGQQKLLQPAFQARLLDEFLNRPDLLAARDEGLKELRDVAARREELATRARTLEDRRDVLEFQQREIDKVAPEAGEEDRLEERRRALRDVASAQQAQERALAVLRGEDGPGVAEALGLLERALDGLARLHASAAGDAPDSSGDASGWSGDVATISAFRQGLADLERRLRRRPAPAASDGDDDMDVESIEKRLYELAQLKRKLRRTLDEIVDLRREIEENLSFLDACRLDLRTLEREEEALKERLCAVLAELNPARHEAAARLAQALEGELAGLGFSEHVRVAFDFTPHEPWPGCVEDRARLMWVPNPGQPPQPLDRIASGGELSRFLLAVVGLMARDETATLIFDEVDSGVGGLTLNRVSDRLAALAGRRQVILITHWPQLAARAGRHFQVSKEVADNATFTLCRRLDGEDIRKELARMAGGGGQGEAMARELTS, via the coding sequence ATGCTGGAATATCTGCGCATTCGGGACCTCGCGCTCATCGAGGACATGGAACTAGACTTCGCCCCCGGCCTCAACGCCCTTACCGGCGAAACGGGCGCGGGAAAGAGCTTCATCCTCAAGGCGCTCAACTTCCTCATCGGCGACCGGCTGACGGCCGACATGGTCCGCCCCGGCAAGGAAAAGGCCCATGTGGAGGCCTTGTTCGCCCTTGCCGACGGCGACATGGTGCTGCGCCGCGAACTGACGGCGGACACGGGCCGCAGCCGCCTGTTCATCAACGACCGGCTGAGCTCGCAGGACGCGGTGCGCGACATGCGCGCCTCGCTGGTGGTACACACCAGTCAGCACGGCCAGCAGAAACTGCTGCAACCCGCCTTCCAGGCCCGGCTGCTGGATGAATTCCTGAACCGGCCCGACCTGCTGGCCGCCCGCGACGAAGGACTGAAGGAACTGCGCGATGTGGCCGCGAGACGCGAGGAACTGGCAACCCGTGCGCGCACGCTGGAGGATCGGCGCGATGTGCTGGAATTCCAGCAGCGCGAGATCGACAAGGTAGCCCCCGAGGCGGGCGAGGAAGACCGGCTGGAGGAACGCCGCCGCGCCCTGCGCGACGTGGCGTCGGCCCAGCAGGCGCAGGAACGCGCCCTGGCCGTGCTGCGCGGCGAGGACGGCCCCGGCGTGGCCGAGGCCCTTGGCCTGCTGGAACGGGCGCTGGACGGGCTTGCCCGGCTGCATGCCTCTGCCGCCGGTGACGCCCCCGACTCGTCTGGTGATGCCTCCGGCTGGTCTGGTGACGTGGCCACCATTTCGGCCTTCCGGCAGGGGCTGGCCGACCTGGAGCGCCGCCTGCGCCGCCGCCCCGCCCCCGCCGCATCCGATGGTGACGACGACATGGACGTGGAATCCATCGAAAAGCGGCTGTACGAACTGGCCCAGCTCAAGCGCAAGTTGCGCCGCACCCTGGACGAGATCGTGGATCTGCGCCGCGAGATCGAGGAAAATCTTTCGTTTCTGGATGCCTGCCGCCTGGACCTGCGCACCCTGGAGCGTGAGGAAGAGGCCCTGAAGGAACGGCTGTGCGCCGTGCTGGCCGAACTGAACCCCGCCCGGCACGAGGCCGCCGCACGGCTGGCCCAGGCGCTGGAGGGCGAACTGGCGGGCCTGGGCTTTTCAGAGCATGTGCGCGTGGCCTTCGACTTCACCCCGCACGAGCCGTGGCCCGGCTGCGTGGAAGACCGGGCGCGCCTGATGTGGGTGCCCAACCCCGGCCAGCCGCCGCAGCCGCTGGACCGCATAGCCTCCGGGGGCGAACTTTCGCGCTTCCTGCTGGCCGTGGTGGGGCTGATGGCCCGCGACGAGACCGCCACACTGATCTTCGACGAAGTGGATTCCGGCGTGGGCGGGCTGACCTTGAACCGGGTCTCGGACCGGCTGGCCGCGCTGGCCGGGCGCAGGCAGGTGATCCTGATTACCCATTGGCCGCAGTTGGCCGCCCGCGCGGGCAGGCACTTCCAGGTCAGCAAGGAGGTGGCGGACAATGCCACCTTCACCCTGTGCCGCAGACTGGATGGCGAGGACATCCGCAAGGAACTGGCCCGCATGGCCGGGGGCGGCGGACAGGGCGAAGCCATGGCACGAGAGCTGACTTCATGA
- a CDS encoding ABC transporter permease encodes MTAAALFSPRLWLRFWMRHPMLATGLSLVLVMSAAALLAPWIAPHDPTALNLTAILHPPSSAHLLGTDALGRDVLSRMLHGARVSLWVGFVSVGISVAIGLALGLAAGYFGGLADELIMRCVDIMLCFPSFFLILAVIAFLEPSLLNIMAVIGLTSWMGVARLVRAETLSLRERDFIAAARLAGAGPVRILALHVLPNAVAPVLVSATLGVAGAILTESALSFLGLGVQPPMPSWGNMLLEGKDVLEIAPWLSVFPGCAILLTVLGYNLLGESLRDLLDPRLKR; translated from the coding sequence ATGACTGCGGCCGCCCTGTTCTCTCCCCGCCTGTGGCTGCGTTTCTGGATGCGCCACCCCATGCTGGCCACCGGCCTTTCGCTGGTGCTGGTCATGTCGGCGGCGGCCCTGCTGGCCCCGTGGATAGCCCCGCACGACCCCACCGCGCTGAACCTTACCGCCATCCTGCACCCGCCGTCTTCCGCGCACCTGCTGGGCACGGATGCCCTTGGCCGCGACGTGCTCTCGCGCATGCTGCACGGCGCGCGGGTGTCGCTGTGGGTGGGCTTTGTCTCGGTGGGCATTTCCGTCGCGATTGGCCTCGCGCTGGGGCTGGCGGCGGGCTACTTCGGCGGGCTGGCGGACGAACTGATCATGCGCTGCGTGGACATCATGCTGTGCTTCCCGTCGTTCTTCCTGATCCTTGCGGTCATCGCCTTTCTGGAGCCCAGCCTGCTGAACATCATGGCGGTGATCGGGCTCACCTCGTGGATGGGCGTGGCCCGGCTGGTGCGGGCGGAAACCCTGTCCCTGCGCGAACGCGACTTCATCGCCGCCGCCCGGCTGGCCGGGGCGGGTCCGGTGCGCATCCTGGCCCTGCACGTGCTGCCCAACGCCGTGGCCCCGGTGCTGGTTTCCGCCACGCTGGGCGTTGCCGGGGCCATCCTGACCGAATCGGCCCTGAGCTTTCTGGGGCTTGGCGTACAGCCGCCCATGCCCAGTTGGGGCAACATGCTGCTGGAGGGCAAGGACGTGCTGGAGATAGCCCCGTGGCTGTCCGTCTTTCCGGGCTGCGCCATACTGCTCACCGTGCTCGGCTACAATCTGCTGGGTGAAAGCCTGCGCGACCTGCTGGATCCGCGCCTGAAGCGATAG